In one window of Cellulophaga sp. HaHa_2_95 DNA:
- a CDS encoding alpha/beta fold hydrolase codes for MKKNLLGFLLVILTTQLSNAQTDKLPWLDIELANYEYPFPVETLHLNVQNQELKMAYMDVMPNNYTGKNMVLLHGKNFNGAYWKTTIAALTKKGYRVIVPDQIGFGKSSKPDHLHYTFQQLAQNTKALLDTLHIKKTVILGHSMGGMLATRFALMYPEITEKLILENPIGLEDWKLKVPYKPVEWWYTNELKKNYEGIKKYQLVNYYDNHWKPAYDQWVNLLAGWTLNSDYKTISWNAALTYDMIFTQPVVYEFKNITVPTLLIIGTRDRTALGKPLVTDEVRKTMGLYSELGKQTQKAIPNSTLVELENVGHLPHIEKFDAFIKALINYLEV; via the coding sequence ATGAAAAAGAATTTACTCGGGTTTCTTCTCGTAATCCTTACAACACAACTAAGTAATGCGCAAACCGATAAATTACCATGGTTAGATATCGAACTAGCTAATTATGAATACCCTTTTCCTGTTGAAACACTGCATCTAAACGTGCAAAATCAGGAATTAAAAATGGCGTATATGGATGTAATGCCAAATAATTATACGGGAAAAAACATGGTACTATTACACGGTAAAAACTTTAATGGTGCGTATTGGAAAACCACGATAGCGGCACTCACAAAAAAAGGCTACCGGGTAATTGTTCCTGATCAAATAGGTTTTGGAAAATCTTCTAAACCAGATCATCTGCATTACACTTTTCAGCAACTTGCCCAAAACACAAAAGCATTATTGGATACGTTACACATAAAAAAAACGGTTATTTTAGGGCATTCTATGGGAGGTATGTTAGCGACACGCTTCGCATTAATGTATCCTGAAATTACGGAAAAATTAATTTTAGAAAATCCTATAGGATTAGAAGATTGGAAACTAAAAGTTCCTTATAAACCCGTAGAATGGTGGTACACCAATGAACTGAAAAAGAATTACGAAGGAATTAAAAAATACCAACTGGTGAATTACTATGACAATCATTGGAAACCCGCATATGACCAATGGGTAAACTTGTTAGCAGGGTGGACGTTGAATTCTGATTATAAAACAATTTCATGGAATGCAGCTCTTACTTATGATATGATTTTTACACAACCCGTAGTATATGAATTTAAAAATATTACGGTTCCCACTCTTTTGATCATAGGCACAAGAGATAGAACTGCATTAGGAAAACCTTTGGTAACCGATGAAGTAAGAAAAACTATGGGCTTGTACAGTGAATTGGGGAAACAAACTCAAAAAGCCATTCCAAATTCCACATTAGTGGAATTAGAAAATGTAGGTCACTTACCGCATATTGAAAAATTTGATGCATTTATAAAAGCTTTAATCAACTATTTAGAAGTATAA